One stretch of Streptomyces hygroscopicus DNA includes these proteins:
- a CDS encoding alpha/beta hydrolase, producing MTSTSPLARIVRGTGPGLLLAHGGTGSIDGNYGPILDGLAERHRVVGPDYPGSGRTPRASGPLDLDTLADQLVAAAVEEGLDTFAIAGYSLGGPVALRAATRHPERVTALVLTATFAHPSARMRLLVDEWLRHLRSDDQEAAARWAALIGAGAPYLDRMTPEQLDMVIKGARASVPPGAIDQVELVGLVDVREDLGRIRVPTLVISTTLDTMATPYHHRQVADAIPGARFVELESGHLPFVEAPAEWLGLIRAFLDAQ from the coding sequence ATGACCAGCACCTCACCCCTGGCCCGCATCGTCCGGGGTACCGGCCCCGGGCTGCTGCTCGCCCATGGCGGGACCGGCTCCATCGACGGAAACTACGGCCCGATCCTGGACGGCCTCGCCGAGCGCCACCGCGTGGTCGGCCCCGACTACCCCGGCTCCGGCCGCACCCCGCGCGCGAGCGGGCCGCTGGACCTGGACACCCTCGCCGACCAGCTGGTGGCCGCCGCCGTCGAGGAGGGTCTGGACACCTTCGCCATCGCCGGATACTCCCTCGGCGGCCCGGTCGCCCTGCGCGCCGCCACCCGCCATCCGGAGCGGGTCACCGCCCTGGTCCTGACCGCGACCTTCGCCCACCCCAGCGCCCGGATGCGGCTCCTGGTCGACGAATGGCTGCGCCATCTGCGCTCGGACGACCAGGAGGCGGCGGCCCGCTGGGCGGCGCTCATCGGCGCGGGCGCGCCGTATCTGGACCGGATGACCCCCGAGCAGCTCGACATGGTGATCAAGGGTGCCCGGGCCTCCGTACCGCCCGGCGCGATCGACCAGGTCGAACTGGTCGGCCTGGTCGACGTCCGGGAGGACCTGGGCCGGATCCGGGTGCCCACCCTGGTGATCTCCACGACGCTGGACACGATGGCGACGCCGTACCACCACCGCCAGGTCGCGGACGCGATCCCCGGCGCGCGCTTCGTCGAGCTGGAGTCGGGCCACCTGCCGTTCGTGGAGGCGCCCGCTGAGTGGCTGGGCCTGATCAGGGCGTTCCTGGACGCCCAGTAA
- a CDS encoding TetR family transcriptional regulator codes for MTAPESSAPKLRGRPRSPATDAAIIEAALRLLEEGASVGGLSIEGIAREAGVGKATVYRRWPGKDALMLDVLRSLEEPSPEPAGVSVRDDLVTVLEFMRRRGLAKRNSALLRSVITQMHAHKELWRAYDENVIAARRATLRAVLRRGRESGEIRADVDLELLADLFTGPMLARAMLHEWKELPDGLAERIVDTVLDGVSPRR; via the coding sequence ATGACCGCACCGGAGAGCTCCGCGCCCAAACTCCGCGGCCGACCCCGCAGCCCCGCCACCGACGCCGCGATCATCGAGGCCGCGCTGCGGCTGCTGGAGGAGGGCGCCTCGGTCGGCGGGCTGTCGATCGAGGGGATCGCCCGCGAGGCGGGCGTCGGTAAGGCCACCGTGTACCGCCGCTGGCCCGGTAAGGACGCGCTGATGCTCGATGTGCTGCGCTCCCTGGAGGAGCCCAGCCCCGAGCCGGCCGGGGTCTCGGTGCGCGACGACCTCGTCACCGTCCTGGAGTTCATGCGCCGCCGCGGGCTCGCCAAGCGCAATTCCGCCCTGCTGCGCAGCGTCATCACGCAGATGCACGCGCACAAGGAGCTGTGGCGGGCCTACGACGAGAACGTCATAGCGGCCCGCCGCGCGACCCTGCGCGCCGTGCTGCGGCGGGGGCGGGAGAGCGGTGAGATCCGCGCCGATGTGGACCTGGAGCTGCTCGCCGACCTCTTCACCGGCCCAATGCTCGCCCGCGCCATGCTCCACGAGTGGAAGGAACTCCCCGACGGGCTGGCCGAGCGGATCGTCGACACGGTCCTGGACGGGGTCTCCCCACGCCGCTGA
- a CDS encoding membrane protein has product MTQAYTQETRQLGDAPGRSGSRIGRLLHRLRDDRGIWRRGLVLAAIAILLALVMIFHAEIPNRVGNLGSLLETFLPWLGLALPVLLVLGLVRRSASAVLALVLPVAVWLNLFGGLMFSDKSGSGGELTVVTHNVNAENADPTGTAEDVAGSGADVVALEELTGAAVPTYERALAGTYRYHTVQGTVGLWSKYPLSGTKPVDIKLGWTRALRTTVATPRGEVGVYVAHLPSVRVKFNAGFTAGQRDASAEALGQAISRERLRKVILLGDLNGTMNDRALAPVTAQMRSAQGAAGDGFGFSWPASFPMARIDQIMVRGMDPVAAWALPKTGSDHLPLAASVDY; this is encoded by the coding sequence ATGACGCAGGCGTACACACAGGAGACACGACAGCTCGGGGACGCGCCCGGGCGATCGGGCTCCCGGATCGGCCGCCTGCTCCACCGGCTCCGGGACGATCGCGGCATCTGGCGGCGCGGACTGGTGCTGGCGGCGATCGCGATCCTGCTCGCGCTGGTCATGATCTTCCACGCCGAGATCCCCAACCGGGTGGGCAACCTCGGCTCCCTGCTGGAGACCTTCCTGCCGTGGCTGGGCCTGGCCCTGCCAGTGCTGCTGGTGCTCGGCCTGGTGCGGCGGTCGGCGAGCGCCGTGCTCGCGCTGGTGCTGCCCGTCGCCGTCTGGCTGAACCTCTTCGGCGGGCTGATGTTCTCCGACAAGTCCGGCAGCGGCGGCGAGCTGACCGTCGTCACCCACAACGTCAACGCGGAGAACGCCGACCCGACGGGCACCGCCGAGGACGTGGCCGGATCGGGCGCCGATGTGGTGGCGCTGGAGGAGCTGACGGGCGCGGCCGTGCCCACGTACGAGCGGGCCCTGGCGGGCACTTACCGCTACCACACCGTGCAGGGGACGGTGGGGCTGTGGAGCAAGTACCCGCTGTCCGGCACCAAGCCGGTGGACATCAAGCTGGGCTGGACGCGGGCGCTGCGCACCACCGTGGCCACACCGCGCGGTGAGGTCGGTGTCTATGTGGCCCATCTGCCCTCGGTGCGGGTGAAGTTCAACGCGGGCTTCACCGCCGGGCAGCGCGACGCCAGCGCCGAGGCGCTGGGCCAGGCCATCTCCCGGGAGCGGCTCCGCAAGGTGATCCTGCTCGGCGATCTGAACGGCACCATGAACGACCGGGCGCTGGCCCCCGTCACCGCGCAGATGCGGTCCGCCCAGGGCGCGGCGGGCGACGGCTTCGGCTTCAGCTGGCCCGCCTCGTTCCCGATGGCGCGGATCGACCAGATCATGGTGCGGGGCATGGATCCGGTCGCGGCGTGGGCGCTGCCCAAGACCGGCAGCGATCACCTTCCGCTGGCGGCGTCGGTCGACTACTGA
- a CDS encoding multidrug MFS transporter — protein MLARLLPGRKWARIPRAVALTTFSRALLRPVGQSLAKIFRYDTVSYRKSPSLGGMASPSSTQGAPDGSGVPEAIYRRRWAILVVLMFSVLVVVLDNSILNVAMKTIASPKPTGLGATQSQLEWAINSYTLVFAGLLFTAGILGDRIGRKKVLLGGMVVFGAGSVLAAFSGSPGELIGFRALMGLGAAFVMPATLAILVNVFEREEQAKAIGIWVAAVGLAIAIGPITGGLLLEHFWWGSVFFVNVPIVIVGLIAMVVLVPDSRDPAPGRVDPPGVLLSVVGLVLLVYGIIKGGQLADFTDAQVLGSIGAGLAVLVLFVLHEKRSRHPAIDIGYFRNPAFSAAIAAVALVFFALMGVTFFMVFYTQSVRGYSALESGLLILPLAVAQLIFAPRARLVVERFGARAVCTGGMLLVAATMSGFLLLGVDTPIVVLEVLFFAQGAGMAHIMPPVTTAIMQALPRQKAGSGSALNNTFRQVGGALGVAVLGSVLSSTYREGIRGTLAAVPGLPDSVRHSAGESVEATLGVAEKLGPRGQELVGPAQDAFVHAMHVTALGSAGVALVGALVVLAFLPGKGASGEAPDGGRPHPRKEASADR, from the coding sequence ATGCTGGCACGGCTCCTGCCGGGGCGAAAGTGGGCCCGGATCCCCCGGGCGGTGGCCTTGACCACCTTTTCGCGGGCCCTTCTCCGGCCCGTTGGCCAAAGCCTCGCAAAGATCTTCCGATACGATACGGTCTCGTATCGTAAGTCGCCTAGCCTGGGCGGCATGGCCTCCCCATCCAGCACTCAGGGCGCCCCGGACGGGTCCGGCGTCCCCGAGGCGATCTACCGCAGACGCTGGGCGATCCTCGTCGTCCTGATGTTCAGCGTCCTGGTCGTCGTCCTCGACAACTCGATACTCAACGTGGCGATGAAGACGATCGCCTCGCCCAAGCCCACCGGACTCGGGGCCACCCAGAGCCAGCTCGAGTGGGCGATCAACTCCTACACGCTGGTCTTCGCCGGGCTGCTGTTCACCGCGGGGATCCTCGGGGACCGGATCGGCCGTAAGAAGGTCCTGCTCGGCGGGATGGTGGTGTTCGGCGCCGGCTCGGTGCTCGCCGCCTTCTCCGGCTCGCCCGGTGAACTCATCGGCTTCCGGGCGCTCATGGGTCTTGGCGCCGCCTTCGTGATGCCCGCGACGCTCGCCATCCTGGTCAATGTCTTCGAACGCGAGGAACAGGCCAAGGCGATCGGCATCTGGGTCGCCGCGGTGGGGCTGGCCATCGCCATCGGGCCGATCACCGGCGGACTGCTGCTGGAGCACTTCTGGTGGGGTTCGGTCTTCTTCGTCAACGTGCCGATCGTGATCGTCGGACTGATCGCGATGGTGGTGCTCGTCCCCGACTCCAGGGACCCGGCGCCCGGCCGGGTCGACCCGCCGGGCGTGCTGCTGTCCGTCGTCGGGCTCGTGCTGCTGGTCTACGGCATCATCAAGGGCGGCCAGCTCGCCGACTTCACCGACGCCCAGGTGCTGGGCTCCATCGGCGCCGGGCTCGCCGTCCTGGTGCTGTTCGTGCTGCACGAGAAGCGCAGCCGCCACCCGGCCATCGATATCGGCTACTTCCGCAACCCGGCCTTCTCCGCCGCCATCGCCGCCGTCGCCCTGGTCTTCTTCGCCCTCATGGGCGTGACCTTCTTCATGGTCTTCTACACCCAGAGCGTGCGCGGCTACAGCGCGCTCGAATCCGGGCTGCTGATCCTGCCGCTGGCCGTGGCGCAGTTGATCTTCGCCCCGCGTGCCCGGCTGGTCGTCGAGCGGTTCGGCGCCCGCGCGGTGTGCACCGGCGGCATGCTGCTGGTGGCCGCCACCATGTCGGGGTTCCTGCTGCTGGGCGTGGACACCCCGATCGTCGTGCTGGAGGTGCTGTTCTTCGCCCAGGGCGCCGGAATGGCGCATATCATGCCGCCGGTGACCACCGCGATCATGCAGGCGCTGCCACGCCAGAAGGCCGGCTCCGGCTCTGCGCTCAACAACACCTTCCGGCAGGTCGGCGGCGCGCTCGGGGTCGCCGTGCTCGGCTCGGTGCTCTCCTCCACCTACCGCGAGGGCATCCGGGGCACCCTGGCCGCCGTGCCCGGACTTCCCGACTCCGTACGGCACTCGGCGGGCGAGTCCGTCGAGGCCACCCTGGGGGTCGCCGAGAAGCTGGGGCCCAGGGGCCAGGAGCTGGTGGGCCCCGCGCAGGACGCCTTCGTCCACGCCATGCATGTCACCGCCCTCGGCTCGGCGGGCGTCGCCCTCGTCGGGGCGCTGGTCGTGCTGGCCTTCCTGCCCGGCAAGGGCGCCTCCGGCGAGGCCCCCGACGGCGGGCGGCCGCACCCGCGGAAGGAGGCGTCGGCCGACCGATGA
- a CDS encoding glutamine synthetase — protein MDKQQEFVLRTLEERDIRFVRLWFTDVLGFLKSVAVAPAELEGAFDEGIGFDGSAIEGFARVYESDMIAKPDPGTFQILPWRAEAPGTARMFCDILMPDGSPSFADPRFVLKRILAKTSDLGFTFYTHPEIEFFLLNQKPVDGTRPVPADSSGYFDHTPQNIGMDFRRQAITMLESMGISVEFSHHEGAPGQQEIDLRYADALSTADNIMTFRLVMKQVALEQGVQATFMPKPFSEFPGSGMHTHLSLFEGDRNAFYESGSEFQLSKVGRSFIAGLLRHAGEISAVTNQWVNSYKRIWGGSKRTAGAGGEAPSYICWGHNNRSALVRVPLYKPGKTGSTRIEVRSLDTGANPYLAYAVLLAAGLKGIEGGYELPAGADDDVWALSDAERRSLGIEPLPQNLGEAIDLMERSELVAETLGEHVFDFFLRNKKQEWEEYRSEVTPFELRKMLPVL, from the coding sequence ATGGATAAGCAGCAGGAGTTCGTGCTCCGCACACTCGAAGAGCGCGACATCCGGTTCGTGCGGCTCTGGTTCACCGATGTGCTCGGCTTCCTGAAGTCCGTGGCCGTCGCGCCGGCCGAACTCGAGGGCGCCTTCGACGAAGGCATCGGCTTCGACGGCTCCGCGATCGAGGGCTTCGCCCGTGTCTACGAATCCGACATGATCGCCAAGCCGGATCCCGGGACGTTCCAGATCCTGCCCTGGCGCGCCGAGGCCCCCGGGACCGCCCGGATGTTCTGCGACATCCTGATGCCGGACGGCTCACCGTCCTTCGCGGACCCCCGCTTCGTCCTCAAGCGCATCCTCGCCAAGACCTCCGATCTCGGCTTCACCTTCTACACCCATCCCGAGATCGAGTTCTTCCTGCTCAACCAGAAGCCGGTGGACGGCACCCGCCCGGTGCCCGCCGACTCCTCCGGCTACTTCGACCACACCCCGCAGAACATCGGCATGGACTTCCGCCGCCAGGCGATCACCATGCTCGAATCGATGGGCATCTCGGTCGAGTTCTCCCACCACGAGGGCGCCCCCGGCCAGCAGGAGATCGATCTGCGCTACGCCGACGCGCTCTCCACCGCCGACAACATCATGACCTTCCGCCTGGTCATGAAGCAGGTCGCGCTGGAGCAGGGCGTACAGGCCACGTTCATGCCCAAGCCGTTCTCCGAATTCCCCGGCTCGGGCATGCACACCCACCTCTCCCTCTTCGAGGGCGACCGCAACGCCTTCTACGAGTCCGGCTCCGAGTTCCAGCTCTCCAAGGTGGGCCGCTCCTTCATCGCGGGGCTGCTCCGCCACGCCGGGGAGATCTCCGCCGTGACCAACCAGTGGGTCAACTCCTACAAGCGCATCTGGGGCGGCTCCAAGCGCACCGCCGGCGCGGGCGGCGAGGCCCCCTCCTACATCTGCTGGGGCCACAACAACCGCTCCGCCCTCGTCCGCGTCCCCCTCTACAAGCCCGGCAAGACCGGCTCCACCCGCATCGAGGTCCGCTCCCTGGACACCGGCGCCAACCCCTACCTGGCCTACGCGGTGCTGCTCGCGGCCGGGCTCAAGGGCATCGAGGGCGGCTACGAACTCCCGGCCGGCGCCGACGACGACGTCTGGGCCCTCTCCGACGCCGAGCGCCGCTCCCTCGGCATCGAGCCCCTGCCGCAGAACCTGGGCGAGGCGATCGACCTGATGGAGCGCAGCGAACTGGTCGCGGAGACGCTCGGGGAGCATGTCTTCGACTTCTTCCTCCGGAACAAGAAGCAGGAGTGGGAGGAGTACCGCTCCGAGGTGACCCCGTTCGAGCTGCGGAAGATGCTGCCCGTTCTCTGA
- a CDS encoding copper oxidase: MHEKTRRAVLGTGIAAAGSGLLAACGSPGPHPRAAGRDGMDSNTMGAPARAGAPAEDAPPEYVSPHGPEVAATEQRRGPGPVRTFRLTATATTLDIGARKVASWAYEDQVPGQEIRVTAGDTIALTLANNLPQPTTLHWHGIRLRNDMDGVPGVTQRPVKTGATFDYRFTAYYPGTYWVHPHSGVQLDRGLYAPLIVEDPKEPLKYDKEWVVVLDDWLDGVGGRTPDTELERLGGGKGGHSMGDGGERAAKGAAKGTAAGAAKRGAARPAAPKKAAPAAPMESELLGGHAGDVTYPYYLVNGRTPESPQVFRAKRGDRIRIRLINAGGDTAFRVALGGHRMTVTHTDGYPVVPAKTDALLLGMGERYDVLVTVKDGVFPLAVLAEGKGRSAMAVLRTRGKSPVKFPRPKELDGELLTADRLKAAEDVRLAPKEPDRIIRMRLTGSMRRYDWAINGRPYDPTQRYPVRAGERVRISFINGTDMWHPMHLHGHTFGLPDGGPRKDTTILRPHHKVSVDLDADNPGLWMVHCHNVYHSESGMMTILGYQK; this comes from the coding sequence ATGCACGAAAAGACTCGCCGTGCCGTGCTCGGCACGGGCATCGCCGCCGCGGGCAGCGGTCTGCTCGCGGCCTGTGGCTCCCCCGGCCCCCACCCCCGGGCCGCGGGCCGCGACGGTATGGACAGCAACACGATGGGCGCCCCCGCCCGGGCCGGCGCGCCCGCGGAGGACGCCCCGCCGGAGTATGTCTCCCCCCACGGGCCGGAGGTCGCCGCGACCGAACAGCGGCGGGGCCCCGGCCCGGTGCGGACGTTCCGGCTCACCGCCACCGCGACCACCCTGGACATCGGCGCCCGCAAGGTGGCGTCCTGGGCGTACGAGGACCAGGTGCCGGGCCAGGAGATCCGGGTGACCGCGGGCGACACGATCGCCCTCACCCTCGCCAACAACCTGCCGCAGCCCACCACGCTGCACTGGCACGGCATCCGGCTGCGCAACGACATGGACGGCGTCCCGGGGGTGACCCAGCGGCCGGTCAAGACCGGCGCCACCTTCGACTACCGCTTCACCGCGTACTACCCGGGCACCTACTGGGTCCATCCGCACTCGGGCGTCCAGCTCGACCGGGGGCTGTACGCACCGCTGATCGTGGAGGACCCGAAGGAGCCGCTGAAGTACGACAAGGAGTGGGTCGTCGTCCTCGACGACTGGCTCGACGGGGTGGGCGGCCGCACCCCGGACACGGAGCTCGAACGGCTGGGCGGCGGCAAGGGCGGCCACTCCATGGGGGACGGCGGCGAACGAGCCGCCAAGGGCGCGGCCAAAGGCACGGCCGCGGGCGCCGCGAAGCGCGGCGCGGCCCGTCCCGCGGCGCCGAAGAAGGCCGCGCCCGCCGCGCCCATGGAGAGCGAGCTGCTGGGCGGCCACGCGGGCGATGTCACCTACCCCTACTACCTGGTCAACGGCCGCACCCCGGAGTCCCCGCAGGTCTTCCGCGCCAAGCGCGGCGACCGGATCCGCATCCGCCTCATCAACGCGGGCGGCGACACCGCCTTCCGCGTCGCCCTCGGCGGCCACCGGATGACCGTCACCCACACCGACGGCTACCCCGTCGTACCGGCCAAGACGGACGCGCTGCTGCTGGGCATGGGCGAGCGCTACGACGTGCTGGTCACCGTCAAGGACGGGGTCTTCCCGCTCGCCGTCCTCGCCGAGGGCAAGGGGCGCTCCGCGATGGCGGTGCTGCGCACCCGCGGCAAGAGCCCCGTGAAGTTCCCGCGCCCCAAGGAGCTGGACGGCGAGCTGCTCACCGCGGACCGGCTGAAGGCGGCGGAGGACGTACGCCTGGCACCCAAGGAGCCCGACCGGATCATCCGGATGCGGCTCACCGGCTCGATGCGGCGCTACGACTGGGCGATCAACGGCCGGCCGTACGACCCCACGCAGCGCTATCCGGTGCGGGCCGGTGAGCGGGTGCGGATCTCCTTCATCAACGGCACCGACATGTGGCATCCGATGCATCTGCACGGCCACACCTTCGGGCTGCCGGACGGCGGCCCCCGTAAGGACACCACGATCCTGCGGCCGCACCACAAGGTGAGCGTGGATCTCGACGCCGACAATCCGGGGCTGTGGATGGTCCACTGCCACAACGTCTACCACTCGGAGTCCGGGATGATGACCATCCTCGGTTACCAGAAGTAG
- a CDS encoding NAD+ synthetase — MPQLRLALNQIDSTVGDLDGNTESILHWTRHSAEQGAHLVAFPEMVLTGYPVEDLALRSSFVEASRAALHSLAERLNAEGLGELPVVVGYLDRSERARRYGQPAGSPQNAGAVLHRGTVALTFAKHHLPNYGVFDEFRYFVPGDTLPMVRVHGIDVALAICEDLWQDGGRVPASCSAGAGLLLSINASPYEREKDDTRLDLVRKRAQEAGCTTAYLAMIGGQDELVFDGDSIVVDRDGEVIARAPQFAEGCVLLDLELPAADPDSAPEGVVDDGLRIDHVTLSPDPLPGYQPELAGGEAERLGGDEEVYTALVVGLRAYAAKNGFRSVLIGLSGGIDSALVAALACDAVGAQNVYGVAMPSRYSSEHSVADATELARRTGLNFRTVSIAPMFDAYMDSLQLTGLAEENLQSRLRGTMLMAISNQEGHIVLAPGNKSELACGYSTLYGDSVGAYGPIKDVYKTSVFRLAKWRNRAAEERGQTPPIPENSITKPPSAELRPGQVDTDSLPDYEVLDRILELYVDRDQGRKDIVAAGYDDALVTRILRLVDTAEYKRRQYPPGTKISAKGFGKDRRLPITNRWRERT; from the coding sequence GTGCCTCAACTTCGCCTCGCTCTGAACCAGATCGACTCGACCGTCGGAGACCTCGACGGCAACACCGAGTCGATACTCCACTGGACCCGGCACTCCGCCGAGCAGGGCGCCCATCTGGTGGCGTTCCCCGAGATGGTGCTCACCGGCTACCCCGTCGAGGACCTGGCGCTGCGCTCGTCCTTCGTCGAGGCGTCGCGCGCGGCCCTGCACTCACTCGCCGAGCGGCTGAACGCCGAGGGGCTGGGCGAGCTGCCGGTGGTCGTCGGCTATCTCGACCGCAGCGAGCGCGCCCGGCGCTACGGCCAGCCGGCCGGCTCACCGCAGAACGCGGGCGCCGTGCTGCACCGCGGCACGGTCGCGCTGACGTTCGCCAAGCACCATCTGCCGAACTACGGCGTCTTCGACGAGTTCCGCTACTTCGTGCCCGGCGACACCCTGCCCATGGTGCGCGTCCACGGCATCGACGTCGCGCTCGCCATCTGCGAGGACCTGTGGCAGGACGGCGGCCGGGTGCCGGCGAGCTGCTCGGCGGGGGCCGGGCTGCTGCTGTCGATCAACGCCTCGCCGTACGAGCGGGAGAAGGACGACACCCGGCTGGACCTGGTGCGCAAGCGGGCCCAGGAGGCGGGCTGCACCACCGCGTATCTGGCGATGATCGGCGGCCAGGACGAGCTGGTCTTCGACGGCGACTCGATCGTCGTGGACCGGGACGGCGAAGTCATCGCGCGCGCCCCGCAGTTCGCCGAGGGCTGTGTGCTGCTCGACCTCGAGCTGCCCGCCGCCGACCCGGACTCCGCCCCCGAGGGGGTCGTGGACGACGGGCTGCGCATCGACCATGTCACCCTCTCCCCCGACCCGTTGCCTGGTTACCAGCCGGAGCTCGCGGGCGGCGAGGCCGAGCGGCTCGGCGGCGACGAGGAGGTCTACACGGCGCTGGTCGTGGGGCTGCGGGCCTACGCGGCGAAGAACGGCTTCCGCAGTGTGCTGATCGGGCTCTCCGGCGGGATCGACTCCGCGCTGGTGGCCGCCCTCGCCTGTGACGCGGTCGGCGCGCAGAACGTGTACGGCGTCGCGATGCCCTCGCGCTACTCCTCCGAGCACTCCGTCGCCGACGCCACCGAGCTGGCGCGGCGCACCGGGCTCAACTTCCGCACGGTCTCGATCGCCCCGATGTTCGACGCCTATATGGACTCCCTGCAGCTCACCGGGCTGGCCGAGGAGAACCTGCAGTCGCGGCTGCGCGGCACGATGCTGATGGCGATCTCCAACCAGGAGGGCCATATCGTCCTCGCCCCGGGCAACAAGTCCGAGCTGGCGTGCGGCTACTCCACGCTCTACGGGGACTCGGTCGGCGCGTACGGCCCGATCAAGGACGTCTACAAGACCTCCGTCTTCCGCCTGGCGAAATGGCGTAACCGCGCGGCGGAAGAGCGGGGCCAGACCCCGCCCATCCCCGAGAACTCGATCACCAAGCCGCCGAGCGCCGAACTGCGCCCCGGCCAGGTCGACACCGACTCGCTCCCCGACTACGAGGTCCTGGACCGGATCCTGGAGCTGTACGTCGACCGTGACCAGGGGCGTAAGGACATCGTGGCGGCGGGGTACGACGATGCGCTGGTGACCCGGATCCTGCGGCTCGTGGACACCGCCGAGTACAAGCGCCGGCAGTACCCGCCGGGCACGAAGATCTCCGCGAAGGGCTTTGGCAAGGACCGCCGGCTGCCCATCACCAACCGCTGGCGCGAGCGCACCTGA
- a CDS encoding MFS transporter, whose translation MPLALLALAVSAFGIGTTEFVMMGLLPNVAGDLGTSVPTAGYLVSAYAIGVVVGAPLLTALGSRIPRKRMLVLLMALFTVGNLASALAPNFGLLIAGRVLAGLPHGAFFGVGAVVASRLVSEDRRARAVATMFLGLTIANIVGVPVATLLGQNLGWRATFLVVSAIGVVAMGALARLVPQVSHEQQGGLSQELGALRDRQVILGLLTAVFGFAGVFAVYSYLASMMTEVTGFGESTITLVLALFGIGMTLGALIAGPLTDRALRPTLYGSLAALAVTLVAFDFTVHVKWAALLSVVVLGAVGFMTTTPLQMLVMNKAQHAPTLASASNHSAFNLANAGGAWLGGVAIAAGWGWTSPTLVGAVLAVIGLAIALIAGRTDRAPASGSRVVASSESMPHLSEVS comes from the coding sequence ATGCCCCTGGCCCTGCTCGCCCTTGCTGTGAGCGCCTTCGGCATTGGTACTACCGAGTTCGTGATGATGGGCTTGCTGCCCAATGTCGCCGGCGATCTGGGCACCTCGGTACCCACGGCCGGATACCTCGTCTCCGCCTATGCCATCGGGGTCGTGGTGGGCGCTCCGCTGCTGACCGCCCTCGGTTCCCGGATCCCGCGCAAGCGGATGCTCGTGTTGCTCATGGCGCTCTTCACGGTGGGCAACCTCGCCTCCGCCCTCGCCCCCAACTTCGGGCTGCTGATCGCGGGCCGGGTGCTCGCCGGGCTGCCCCACGGCGCGTTCTTCGGCGTCGGTGCGGTGGTCGCCTCGCGGCTGGTGTCCGAGGACCGGCGGGCCCGCGCGGTCGCCACCATGTTCCTCGGGCTGACCATCGCCAATATCGTCGGCGTCCCCGTGGCCACCCTGCTCGGCCAGAACCTCGGCTGGCGCGCGACCTTCCTTGTCGTCTCCGCGATCGGCGTGGTCGCCATGGGCGCGCTCGCCCGGCTCGTCCCGCAGGTCTCCCATGAGCAGCAGGGCGGCCTGAGCCAGGAGCTCGGCGCGCTGCGCGACCGGCAGGTCATCCTGGGACTGCTCACCGCCGTCTTCGGCTTCGCCGGGGTCTTCGCCGTCTACAGCTACCTCGCCTCGATGATGACCGAGGTCACCGGGTTCGGTGAGTCGACGATCACCCTGGTGCTGGCGCTGTTCGGCATCGGCATGACACTGGGCGCCCTGATCGCCGGTCCGCTGACCGACCGGGCGCTGCGGCCGACGCTCTACGGCTCGCTGGCGGCGCTTGCGGTCACGCTCGTGGCCTTCGACTTCACGGTGCATGTGAAGTGGGCCGCGCTGCTGTCGGTCGTGGTGCTGGGCGCGGTCGGCTTCATGACCACCACCCCGCTGCAGATGCTGGTGATGAACAAGGCCCAGCACGCCCCGACGCTGGCCTCCGCCTCCAACCACTCCGCGTTCAACCTGGCCAACGCCGGTGGCGCGTGGCTGGGCGGCGTCGCCATCGCGGCGGGCTGGGGCTGGACCTCCCCGACGCTGGTCGGCGCGGTGCTCGCGGTGATCGGTCTGGCGATCGCGCTGATCGCGGGGCGGACCGACCGGGCCCCGGCGAGCGGCTCGCGGGTCGTCGCGAGCAGCGAGTCGATGCCGCACCTGTCCGAGGTGAGCTGA